A region of Paenibacillus sp. JNUCC-31 DNA encodes the following proteins:
- a CDS encoding beta-glucoside-specific PTS transporter subunit IIABC — translation MDYRKLGQEITELVGTKDNIARLTHCATRLRFELHDLSKAETEKLKALPGVITVVNNGGQYQVVVGNEVQQVYRVITQQMGSATRNADSKSDSGKNNGPKQKQSWISRFISVISTTFTPVIPAIIGAGMIKAILAVLVLTGLVTTESQNYYILNTIADAAFYFMPILLAYGASIKFETSPILAMTVAGVLLHPGWSALMAEGKDVFFIGVPVRLTDYAGSVLPIIIVVWLMSYIERFADRVSPSMIKFFTKPMIVLLITAPLALVAIGPFGTYLNDLVAMGAEAINARASWLIPLLMGTLQPFLIVTGTAWAMTPIATSQLTKNGYEMINGPGMLASNIAQGGATLAVALKTKNKKLKQLAASSGFTAVLGITEPSLYGVTLKLKKPLIAAMIGGGVAGIYAGLTGLVRYAFVSPGLAALPAFIGSNPMNIVHAIVTCLIAFIVTFALTWIIGFEDPVDDEEEGNTNVNEDKTLSGQPVQDNTPSTQSVATTNENVPSQNETRSLTIASPMQGELVHLDRVPDDVFSLGLLGKGAAIIPAKGELYAPIAGEVTAFMDSKHAVKLNGYDGEEVLIHIGVDTVNLKGRHFDSSIKVGDRVQRGDLLISFDIDAIKAEGYEVITPIIIANSDRFPDIKLEKQSLVEVGASIIHLS, via the coding sequence ATGGATTATCGCAAGTTGGGACAAGAAATTACGGAATTGGTGGGAACGAAGGATAATATCGCTCGGCTTACGCACTGCGCAACCCGACTTCGGTTCGAACTGCACGACCTCTCCAAAGCGGAGACGGAAAAACTCAAAGCTCTTCCAGGCGTCATTACCGTTGTGAACAATGGTGGACAATACCAGGTCGTTGTGGGCAATGAGGTGCAGCAGGTCTACCGAGTTATCACTCAGCAGATGGGTTCGGCAACCCGAAATGCGGACTCCAAATCGGATTCTGGCAAAAATAACGGACCAAAGCAAAAACAGAGCTGGATCTCCAGATTCATCAGCGTAATCTCGACGACATTTACTCCGGTAATACCGGCAATCATTGGCGCGGGTATGATCAAAGCAATATTAGCCGTACTTGTGCTGACAGGCCTCGTAACGACGGAAAGCCAAAACTATTATATCCTTAATACCATTGCGGACGCGGCTTTTTATTTCATGCCTATTCTGCTGGCTTATGGAGCTTCAATTAAGTTCGAAACAAGTCCAATTCTGGCAATGACAGTTGCCGGCGTGTTATTACATCCGGGATGGAGCGCCCTGATGGCGGAAGGAAAAGACGTGTTTTTCATCGGTGTTCCGGTTCGATTAACCGACTATGCAGGCTCCGTCCTGCCGATTATTATTGTCGTTTGGCTCATGTCTTACATTGAACGTTTTGCGGATCGGGTATCGCCTTCCATGATCAAATTTTTCACAAAACCGATGATTGTGCTATTGATTACAGCACCACTTGCATTGGTAGCGATCGGACCTTTCGGAACGTATCTGAATGATCTGGTTGCAATGGGTGCAGAAGCGATCAATGCCAGAGCCAGTTGGCTGATTCCTTTGTTAATGGGAACTTTGCAACCGTTCCTGATCGTGACAGGTACCGCATGGGCCATGACGCCGATTGCAACTAGCCAACTGACCAAAAATGGATATGAAATGATCAACGGCCCGGGAATGCTCGCGTCCAATATTGCTCAAGGTGGAGCTACGCTTGCTGTAGCATTAAAAACGAAAAACAAAAAACTCAAGCAGCTCGCTGCTTCATCCGGTTTCACTGCTGTGCTGGGCATCACGGAACCATCCTTGTACGGCGTAACGCTGAAACTGAAGAAACCCTTGATTGCCGCAATGATTGGTGGTGGTGTAGCAGGGATATACGCTGGTCTGACCGGATTAGTACGTTATGCGTTCGTTTCTCCGGGGCTTGCCGCATTGCCTGCCTTCATTGGCAGCAATCCGATGAACATCGTTCATGCCATTGTGACTTGTCTGATTGCCTTTATCGTTACTTTTGCTCTGACATGGATTATCGGTTTTGAAGATCCAGTAGACGATGAAGAAGAAGGCAATACCAACGTTAACGAGGACAAGACGCTTTCCGGGCAGCCTGTTCAAGATAACACTCCAAGCACGCAGTCTGTTGCAACAACAAATGAAAATGTACCGAGCCAAAATGAAACACGCTCACTTACCATCGCCAGCCCGATGCAAGGGGAATTAGTCCATCTGGACCGTGTACCAGACGATGTCTTCTCTTTGGGATTACTGGGTAAAGGCGCTGCAATTATTCCTGCCAAAGGAGAACTGTATGCACCAATCGCTGGTGAAGTTACGGCTTTCATGGACTCCAAACATGCGGTCAAATTAAATGGTTATGATGGGGAGGAGGTTCTCATTCATATTGGAGTGGATACTGTCAACCTGAAGGGGAGACATTTCGACTCTTCCATTAAAGTAGGGGACCGGGTACAGCGGGGGGATTTGTTGATCAGCTTTGATATCGATGCCATCAAGGCGGAAGGGTATGAAGTCATAACCCCGATCATTATCGCCAATTCGGATCGTTTCCCGGATATTAAGCTGGAGAAGCAGAGTCTTGTGGAGGTTGGAGCGAGCATTATCCACCTTTCGTAA
- a CDS encoding TetR/AcrR family transcriptional regulator, protein MERQIEKQHQMRQKLTNRLLLHVRKNGFQGLKMDEISKIMDISRATLYKYFSTKEDIISFIVSTFVKYIHEIIEDSDADQVFVQRFQQTFEQTILLKEFITDIFLRELENSYPENYERLKEAMKQREYQELAFYDEGIKEGIFNKIDGRLIIMQDEILSNVLDVKYLMENHLTVYQVLFDYYNLKKFQLFKPDKIKLIDDNLMIPKIECMAQKISKNLY, encoded by the coding sequence ATGGAACGGCAGATTGAAAAACAACATCAGATGAGGCAAAAGCTTACTAATAGATTGTTATTACACGTTAGAAAAAATGGGTTTCAAGGTTTGAAAATGGATGAAATCTCAAAGATTATGGATATAAGCAGGGCGACTTTATATAAATATTTCTCTACCAAAGAAGATATTATTTCGTTTATTGTGAGTACATTTGTCAAATACATCCACGAAATTATTGAAGATTCTGATGCTGATCAAGTATTTGTTCAGCGATTTCAGCAAACATTTGAACAAACAATCTTATTAAAAGAGTTCATCACAGACATTTTCTTAAGGGAACTTGAAAATAGTTATCCTGAGAACTATGAGCGACTAAAAGAAGCCATGAAGCAACGAGAATATCAGGAATTGGCTTTTTATGATGAAGGAATAAAAGAGGGTATTTTTAATAAGATTGATGGTAGACTTATCATTATGCAAGATGAGATTCTAAGTAACGTTTTAGATGTAAAGTACCTGATGGAGAACCATTTGACTGTGTATCAGGTGCTATTTGACTATTACAATCTAAAGAAATTTCAGTTGTTTAAACCTGATAAAATTAAATTGATAGATGACAACTTGATGATCCCTAAAATTGAGTGCATGGCACAAAAAATTTCAAAAAACTTATATTAA
- a CDS encoding aldo/keto reductase produces MQTRSLGQQGLKVSSIGLGTMGMTMAYGPSNEDEAIPTIRRAYELGVNFFDTAEIYGYGNGHNEQLLGKAVKDFRDKVVLATKFGFDMTAEQIGTRFNSRPENIRKVAENSLRYLQTDYIDVFYQHIPDPNVPIEEVAGVVGDLIKEGKVKYFGLSNTGSNTIRKAHAVTPVSMLQTEYSIFEREIEDNNIRKTLNELGIGLVPYAPLGRGFLTGAVKPAQEYAEDDMRRYDERWQGENYIYNLRATEQLNELASNKGISVTELALAWLLAQGEDIVPIPGTRSAKRVEQNVAAANAKLTEADLQRIKEILPHGSAGSRYPAGMMENFTRDS; encoded by the coding sequence ATGCAAACCCGAAGTCTTGGTCAACAAGGTTTAAAAGTCTCTTCTATTGGTTTGGGTACGATGGGGATGACAATGGCATACGGTCCTTCAAATGAAGATGAAGCAATACCAACTATTCGTCGAGCTTATGAGCTTGGAGTTAACTTTTTTGATACGGCAGAAATATATGGATATGGAAATGGTCACAATGAACAGTTGCTGGGTAAAGCTGTAAAGGATTTTCGTGACAAGGTAGTACTGGCTACCAAGTTTGGCTTTGATATGACAGCCGAGCAGATTGGAACACGTTTTAACAGCCGGCCAGAAAATATTCGTAAGGTAGCTGAGAACAGTCTTCGCTATCTGCAGACTGATTACATTGATGTGTTCTATCAGCATATCCCAGATCCCAATGTTCCTATCGAAGAAGTAGCAGGGGTCGTCGGAGACCTTATCAAAGAAGGCAAAGTTAAATATTTCGGTTTGAGCAACACCGGTTCAAACACAATTCGTAAAGCTCACGCGGTTACCCCGGTCTCTATGCTTCAGACTGAATACTCGATATTCGAACGCGAGATTGAGGACAACAATATACGAAAGACATTGAATGAACTCGGTATAGGTTTAGTGCCTTACGCTCCTTTAGGCAGAGGGTTCCTGACAGGTGCTGTTAAACCAGCCCAAGAGTACGCGGAAGACGATATGCGCCGTTACGACGAGCGCTGGCAAGGCGAAAATTATATCTACAATTTACGAGCAACGGAACAACTTAATGAACTGGCTTCTAACAAAGGTATTTCTGTAACCGAATTGGCACTCGCTTGGCTTCTCGCCCAGGGAGAAGATATCGTTCCGATCCCGGGTACACGAAGTGCTAAGCGGGTTGAGCAAAACGTTGCTGCTGCTAACGCTAAACTTACAGAAGCTGATCTTCAACGTATTAAAGAGATCCTTCCACACGGATCAGCCGGTAGCCGGTATCCAGCTGGAATGATGGAGAATTTCACAAGAGATTCATAA
- a CDS encoding macrolide family glycosyltransferase, which translates to MARVLVVITPAEGHVNPSLGLVTQLTNNGEEVIYVCTEEYRSRIEQTGAQIITYPFPQDAFSHDPVLKPQEYKHSYQFIYMMVSGIIRRIIPNVLQVIEDQKFDYIIFDSLMGWGGTILAEKLRIPAVCSIASFAFVEPLGSHSGLSETETKELYEATMKITTELAEEFQVSIPAIEEIPAHAGQLKLVYTSRYFQPQAEKLDDRFIFTGPSIITRQDAPTFSFELLHERYPQTVYIAMGTILNKNLDFYQLCFEALGDLPVNVVLSSGRYTDMEPLADQIPHNFIVKPYIAQLDMLQHTNVFITHAGMNSTSEALYYNVPMVMIPLTSDQPLVASRVQELGAGITLDKNSLSTTDLREAIVEILSNPFYKQQAYLIGESLRQAGGYKRAADIIMNHFAKV; encoded by the coding sequence ATGGCACGTGTATTAGTAGTCATTACTCCGGCTGAAGGACATGTGAATCCATCGTTAGGATTAGTTACTCAGTTGACAAACAATGGTGAGGAAGTCATCTATGTGTGCACGGAGGAGTATCGTTCCCGAATTGAACAAACCGGTGCCCAGATCATTACCTATCCATTTCCACAAGATGCCTTCTCTCATGATCCGGTGTTGAAACCCCAGGAATACAAGCATTCTTATCAGTTCATTTATATGATGGTAAGCGGTATTATCCGGAGGATCATCCCCAATGTGCTGCAAGTGATAGAGGATCAAAAGTTCGATTATATAATCTTTGATTCACTGATGGGATGGGGAGGGACTATTCTTGCAGAAAAACTAAGAATTCCTGCGGTGTGCTCAATTGCCTCCTTTGCTTTTGTGGAGCCTCTCGGGTCTCACTCAGGCCTGAGTGAGACGGAGACGAAGGAGCTTTATGAGGCTACGATGAAGATCACAACTGAGTTAGCCGAAGAGTTTCAAGTGAGTATTCCAGCCATAGAAGAGATTCCGGCACATGCAGGTCAGTTAAAGCTCGTGTACACCAGCCGTTATTTTCAGCCGCAGGCAGAAAAGCTGGATGATCGTTTTATTTTCACTGGTCCTTCGATCATAACACGTCAAGATGCTCCGACCTTCTCATTTGAGTTGCTTCATGAAAGGTACCCGCAAACCGTGTACATTGCTATGGGGACGATTTTAAATAAAAATTTGGATTTCTATCAGCTTTGCTTTGAAGCATTAGGGGACCTACCCGTGAATGTTGTTCTATCTTCAGGAAGGTACACGGATATGGAGCCGCTGGCTGATCAAATTCCTCATAATTTTATCGTCAAGCCATATATTGCACAGTTGGACATGCTGCAGCATACCAATGTTTTTATTACACATGCTGGAATGAACAGCACGAGTGAGGCGTTATATTACAACGTTCCGATGGTGATGATTCCATTAACGTCGGATCAGCCACTTGTCGCCAGTCGGGTACAGGAGTTGGGAGCGGGTATCACATTGGACAAGAATTCCCTCAGCACAACTGATTTGAGAGAAGCAATAGTAGAAATACTAAGCAATCCGTTCTATAAACAACAGGCTTACCTCATCGGTGAATCTTTACGGCAGGCAGGCGGCTATAAACGGGCTGCAGATATAATTATGAATCATTTTGCTAAGGTTTGA
- a CDS encoding MFS transporter, with protein MLVLSTVAFEGLAITTIAAKMAQSLEGIHLYGWIFSAFLLSQLIGTLVMGQQIDKRGVFTSMLISFSVFVLGTVVSAISFDMHMLIAGRALQGFGAGALITCVYTCVTLHYPDTLRTQILAAFSMAFVLPTLIGPYAAGLIASYISWRYVFWIVLPLIGIALSLTFRSFRNLQLQQDLTGPARATDSKIMYAILLAVGTGLLLTGLGMITDWKGILLTLGGLVVMIPPMRKLLPVGTFSVKKGLPATLVSRGLYVACYFTTESFVILVLTEVKGLSADLAGLLVAAGSLSWSAAAWLQAKLDARDQGRARKGRVMTGIGIMIVGTVLVILALILTDGGIILILLSQMITGFGVGLANPTTAAIALQHALPRKEGEMSANLQFVDSFYMGVSIGVGGALIALSETLQWGISTGVLIVLTLQLLWVLLSFLASLRITKLVHQEHHPISQVKDNISM; from the coding sequence ATGCTGGTTCTGTCAACCGTAGCTTTCGAAGGACTGGCTATCACGACGATTGCCGCGAAAATGGCACAAAGTTTAGAGGGCATTCATTTATACGGTTGGATCTTCAGCGCATTTTTGTTATCTCAGCTTATTGGAACCTTGGTTATGGGTCAGCAGATTGACAAGCGCGGCGTTTTTACATCCATGCTGATATCTTTTAGTGTTTTTGTGTTAGGAACTGTGGTCTCCGCTATCTCTTTCGATATGCACATGCTTATTGCCGGAAGAGCCCTTCAAGGTTTTGGAGCGGGGGCCCTGATCACATGTGTTTATACCTGTGTGACGTTACATTATCCAGATACACTTCGTACTCAAATCCTGGCCGCATTCTCTATGGCATTTGTCCTGCCTACCTTAATCGGACCTTATGCAGCAGGCCTTATTGCTTCCTACATCTCGTGGCGATATGTTTTCTGGATCGTTTTACCCTTGATTGGAATAGCGTTGAGTCTCACATTCCGTTCTTTTCGTAATTTGCAGCTTCAGCAAGATCTGACAGGTCCAGCGCGAGCAACCGACTCAAAGATTATGTATGCGATTTTGCTTGCCGTTGGAACGGGACTGTTACTCACAGGACTTGGTATGATAACCGATTGGAAAGGTATATTACTCACTTTGGGTGGATTAGTCGTCATGATCCCACCAATGCGTAAATTGCTGCCTGTGGGCACTTTTTCGGTAAAAAAAGGATTGCCTGCTACTTTGGTTTCGAGAGGGCTATATGTTGCTTGTTATTTTACAACGGAAAGTTTTGTGATCTTGGTACTAACCGAAGTGAAGGGGTTATCAGCTGACCTTGCCGGCCTCCTTGTAGCAGCAGGTTCTCTTAGCTGGTCCGCCGCAGCGTGGTTGCAAGCCAAGCTTGATGCACGAGATCAAGGTCGTGCCCGAAAGGGTAGGGTCATGACGGGCATTGGGATTATGATCGTTGGAACTGTACTTGTGATCCTGGCTCTTATTTTGACGGACGGCGGGATTATACTCATCCTTCTCTCACAAATGATTACAGGGTTCGGTGTTGGATTGGCCAACCCTACAACGGCAGCCATTGCTTTACAACATGCCTTGCCCAGGAAAGAGGGAGAAATGTCCGCGAATCTGCAATTTGTGGATTCCTTCTATATGGGAGTAAGCATTGGAGTTGGTGGCGCTCTGATTGCCTTGTCCGAAACTTTACAGTGGGGCATATCGACAGGTGTTTTGATCGTGTTAACACTACAATTACTATGGGTCTTGTTAAGTTTCTTAGCATCACTACGAATTACCAAACTCGTTCATCAAGAACATCATCCAATCAGCCAAGTGAAGGATAACATCTCCATGTAA
- a CDS encoding HesB/IscA family protein yields the protein MIIEVSDTASDKIVEILSSADIQNAFLRVGVDEGGCSGLSYTLIVDEQQAEEDIVLNKTQFRILVHAKSIPYIDGLEIDYEESGMLGGFTMNNPNAKVSCGCGASFRMANYRGEVKKCD from the coding sequence ATGATCATTGAGGTCAGTGATACAGCATCGGACAAAATCGTCGAAATTTTATCAAGTGCGGATATCCAAAATGCCTTCCTTAGAGTAGGCGTTGATGAAGGGGGATGCAGTGGTTTATCTTATACCCTTATCGTGGATGAGCAGCAGGCAGAAGAAGACATTGTGTTAAATAAAACGCAATTCCGGATATTGGTTCACGCGAAAAGTATTCCATATATTGATGGTCTTGAGATTGACTATGAAGAGAGCGGAATGCTAGGCGGATTCACCATGAATAATCCAAATGCAAAAGTTTCATGTGGATGCGGGGCCAGTTTCAGAATGGCCAATTATCGTGGCGAAGTGAAAAAATGTGATTAA
- a CDS encoding winged helix-turn-helix transcriptional regulator, whose amino-acid sequence MFTEDTERLFTAYRIIGTKWTIHILCILSQGPKKFGEISESIPSLSEMILSRRLKDLQHDNLVKRTILTRPAQIIYELTPKGAALATFIPCLMDWDTKFQNDTTRED is encoded by the coding sequence TTGTTCACTGAAGATACCGAGAGACTTTTTACAGCTTATCGCATCATCGGGACGAAATGGACGATCCATATATTATGCATTCTTTCTCAAGGTCCGAAGAAATTCGGCGAAATTTCCGAAAGCATTCCTTCCCTTTCGGAAATGATCCTCTCTAGACGTTTAAAGGATCTCCAACATGATAATTTGGTCAAAAGAACAATTCTGACACGTCCTGCACAAATCATTTATGAACTTACGCCAAAAGGAGCTGCTCTTGCTACATTCATACCCTGCTTAATGGACTGGGATACCAAATTTCAAAATGATACCACCAGGGAGGATTAA
- a CDS encoding helix-turn-helix transcriptional regulator, with protein MSGNQTKKDVSTSTRRAIIDLLKERGGMDVVALSSQFSLSGMAIRQHLNALKEEGLVTNVEEARPMGRPTKLWILTPAANRFFPSGYSELSVSLINSMKEAFGNEGLDKLLDVRNKNMQKQYLEYLGDASDVREKLEKLAEIRTNEGYMAEVREQDDGSLLFIEKHCPICEAAAVCTGLCKNELHLFRTVLGNNVHIERGEYILAGGRNCVYTVRQNKP; from the coding sequence ATGAGCGGAAATCAAACCAAAAAGGATGTCTCAACCAGTACCCGGAGAGCGATTATTGATCTGTTAAAGGAGCGCGGGGGAATGGATGTTGTGGCACTCTCCTCTCAGTTTTCGTTATCTGGAATGGCTATTCGCCAACATTTGAATGCGCTAAAAGAAGAAGGATTGGTTACCAATGTGGAAGAGGCCCGCCCCATGGGGCGACCCACTAAGCTATGGATATTAACTCCCGCGGCTAATCGTTTTTTCCCGAGTGGATATTCGGAATTATCCGTCAGCCTCATCAATTCGATGAAAGAAGCCTTTGGTAATGAAGGGCTGGACAAGCTGCTGGATGTTCGAAATAAAAATATGCAAAAACAATATCTTGAGTATCTAGGCGATGCATCAGATGTTAGAGAGAAATTGGAGAAATTGGCCGAAATTCGTACAAATGAAGGATATATGGCCGAGGTTAGGGAGCAGGATGATGGCAGTCTCCTATTCATTGAGAAGCATTGTCCGATCTGTGAAGCAGCTGCGGTATGTACGGGGCTATGCAAGAATGAGTTACATTTATTTAGAACGGTTCTGGGCAATAATGTTCATATTGAACGGGGAGAGTACATTTTAGCAGGAGGAAGAAACTGCGTATACACCGTTAGGCAAAATAAGCCATGA
- a CDS encoding NHL repeat-containing protein encodes MKKPFFNLITMFMSCLLVIVMFPVQSAPAQAEESRLTQKNFSVPEELLIPNNYTVAVFNGTVGYEDGKPVMYATSKGKPGFLNVIDLEEYKLLRTVSLAPSESSWAHTVAPNGTLYIAAEGSGARLWEYSPVTHEAVQVAQFEGQSVSNSITTDEQGRVYVGTYPGGKVWQYDPVTKQVRDYGRVIGALDQEYVRSIAYQGGYIYAGTAHEQIVRVDLATGEKTNIAASLTVKNDTVYDLSTIDNRYLFARYTDGSGVPGEGYIYDTTTGSWLDVELQQVTGLHAADSVDGKLYYMSEKKLKTFDLATHQVEETGMTYESGVRGADWVEFQNNPELPGKTLVTVRYDGGVAMLNIDTQKVIVQPPIIPGLPGVVNRLQSVSDTQLITTGSQARSSLVDLETMTTKPFSIGQADSVYPIGNKVYMGVYPEGGLYVYDLNQEPGSTNPQRLDVLGNDQERLVHMSEGDGKLFISTISGYGTLGGSLTVHDTVTGETKVHRNVVQNQSVLSTAYVDGKVFGSTTIRGGLGSTPSEQQAKIFVWDVQNEQKMTEFTLDIPELVDPIFIGDLSLGPDGLIWGASYEYIFAIDPDTYQLVKYKKIYPKLYYTQWHHHPMRWSEDGLLYVLFNNKLTVIDPETLDFRTLTDASRFDLGMDGNLYFTDLATNTVLYRINIDGEIVPEPPGLPLPVNNAGLEQPEESGKLPGWTSLFATSGDVYFERSSNKSYAGDYSLKTTDLIRTASVAVQSDPIALSPGGEYTASTQIYIESGQPGFMFRFYNAEGQSLSTLETHLDESRLHQWQKVTLRGTAPEGTAYARLIAVTSRYNISTAFYDDFSVTVKDNTAPLTEVTFNPQANEQGWHHEDVSIALNSEGASSIFFEATGAEEMNQRETEGGTTEFTVSEEGITSVTYWSASAYGVPGVPSTTEVKIDKTAPIIEFSGKSVYELDEDVRIECSAQDALSGVAKSDCDVVLADSPAYMKGVGVHLIHASAQDIAGNTTNSSFTYEVILTYKGMAGLIDKFLPNDQELGDRLKEQWTKVQRADEAGNEGGKKGAINGFIHQVQAKIGKGLAQEHAELLIQYGSQI; translated from the coding sequence ATGAAAAAGCCTTTTTTCAACCTGATCACCATGTTCATGAGTTGTTTACTTGTTATTGTGATGTTTCCCGTGCAGTCTGCTCCTGCCCAAGCAGAGGAATCCAGGCTTACTCAAAAAAACTTCAGCGTCCCCGAAGAATTGCTTATTCCCAACAATTACACGGTTGCTGTCTTTAACGGAACGGTAGGCTATGAGGATGGAAAACCAGTCATGTATGCCACGAGTAAAGGCAAGCCTGGCTTCCTGAATGTGATTGACCTCGAAGAGTATAAATTGCTTCGGACCGTTTCTCTTGCGCCATCGGAAAGCTCATGGGCGCATACCGTTGCGCCGAACGGTACGCTTTATATAGCGGCCGAAGGATCGGGTGCACGATTATGGGAGTATTCGCCAGTTACCCACGAGGCCGTGCAAGTAGCCCAATTTGAAGGGCAGTCTGTCTCCAATAGCATCACGACGGATGAACAGGGAAGGGTGTACGTGGGGACTTATCCGGGCGGAAAAGTTTGGCAGTATGATCCTGTGACCAAGCAAGTGAGGGATTATGGCCGCGTTATTGGCGCACTTGATCAGGAGTATGTCCGCTCCATTGCTTACCAGGGGGGATATATTTATGCCGGTACAGCCCATGAACAGATCGTGCGTGTGGATTTGGCTACAGGTGAAAAAACGAATATTGCTGCTTCGCTTACCGTCAAAAACGATACAGTATACGATTTGAGTACAATCGATAACCGTTATTTGTTCGCGCGTTATACGGATGGAAGTGGTGTACCGGGTGAGGGTTACATCTATGATACTACAACAGGATCCTGGCTTGATGTGGAGCTCCAGCAGGTAACCGGTCTTCACGCAGCTGACTCTGTGGATGGAAAGCTGTATTATATGTCCGAGAAAAAACTGAAAACCTTTGACCTGGCGACACATCAGGTAGAGGAAACCGGCATGACCTATGAGAGTGGGGTCAGAGGGGCGGATTGGGTCGAGTTTCAGAACAATCCCGAGCTGCCGGGAAAAACGCTCGTTACAGTCCGATATGACGGCGGAGTAGCCATGCTCAATATCGATACCCAAAAAGTCATTGTACAGCCGCCGATTATCCCGGGATTGCCGGGAGTCGTCAATCGTCTCCAAAGCGTATCCGATACACAGCTGATAACAACAGGTTCACAAGCTAGATCTTCGTTGGTTGACTTAGAGACCATGACGACAAAACCTTTCAGCATTGGTCAAGCGGACAGTGTATACCCGATTGGAAACAAAGTTTATATGGGAGTCTACCCGGAAGGTGGCTTGTACGTTTATGATCTGAATCAAGAACCGGGAAGTACGAATCCGCAGCGTCTCGATGTACTCGGGAACGATCAGGAACGGCTTGTGCATATGTCTGAAGGAGACGGTAAACTGTTTATTTCGACCATCTCTGGATACGGGACGTTGGGAGGATCGCTTACAGTTCATGATACCGTTACAGGTGAAACCAAAGTCCATCGAAACGTGGTTCAGAATCAGAGTGTGCTTAGTACCGCTTATGTAGACGGGAAGGTTTTTGGATCTACGACCATTAGAGGAGGACTGGGCTCCACGCCAAGCGAGCAGCAGGCCAAAATTTTTGTGTGGGATGTTCAAAATGAGCAAAAAATGACGGAGTTTACGCTGGATATTCCCGAACTTGTCGATCCGATTTTCATTGGGGACCTGTCTCTCGGACCGGATGGATTGATCTGGGGAGCATCCTATGAATATATATTTGCAATCGATCCGGACACGTACCAACTTGTAAAATATAAAAAGATTTATCCGAAGCTCTATTACACCCAGTGGCATCATCATCCAATGCGTTGGTCGGAAGACGGACTTTTGTATGTACTGTTCAACAACAAGCTGACGGTGATTGATCCGGAAACGCTGGATTTCAGAACATTAACGGATGCATCGAGATTTGATCTTGGCATGGATGGGAATCTGTATTTCACAGATCTAGCAACGAATACGGTTCTGTATAGAATCAACATCGATGGAGAGATTGTGCCCGAACCGCCTGGGCTTCCTTTGCCGGTAAATAATGCCGGATTGGAGCAGCCGGAAGAGAGCGGAAAGCTGCCGGGCTGGACTTCACTGTTTGCGACAAGTGGGGATGTTTATTTCGAGCGGAGCAGCAACAAGAGTTATGCAGGTGATTATAGCCTGAAAACGACGGATCTTATCCGCACTGCCTCCGTCGCAGTACAAAGTGACCCAATCGCATTATCGCCTGGGGGAGAGTATACCGCAAGTACCCAAATTTATATTGAATCAGGCCAACCCGGATTTATGTTTAGATTCTATAATGCGGAAGGGCAGAGTTTGTCTACCTTGGAAACTCATCTGGATGAATCGCGACTTCACCAATGGCAAAAAGTAACCCTCCGCGGTACGGCACCGGAAGGAACGGCTTATGCCAGACTGATCGCAGTAACTAGCCGCTATAATATTTCAACAGCTTTCTATGACGATTTTTCCGTAACGGTTAAAGATAATACGGCTCCCTTAACTGAAGTTACGTTTAATCCGCAGGCAAATGAGCAGGGTTGGCACCATGAAGATGTTTCGATTGCGTTAAACTCGGAAGGAGCAAGCTCCATCTTCTTCGAAGCTACGGGGGCTGAGGAAATGAATCAGCGAGAGACCGAAGGCGGTACCACTGAGTTTACCGTAAGCGAAGAAGGAATAACGTCCGTAACTTATTGGTCAGCATCGGCTTATGGTGTTCCCGGGGTACCCTCTACTACCGAAGTCAAGATAGACAAAACGGCTCCTATCATCGAATTTTCAGGAAAATCCGTCTACGAGCTGGATGAGGACGTTCGGATCGAATGCTCTGCTCAGGATGCCTTATCAGGTGTAGCTAAAAGTGATTGTGATGTTGTGCTTGCTGATAGCCCCGCCTATATGAAGGGTGTTGGGGTGCATTTGATCCATGCTTCCGCTCAAGATATCGCTGGGAACACGACAAATTCATCTTTTACTTACGAGGTGATCCTTACCTATAAAGGTATGGCAGGACTTATCGACAAGTTCCTTCCTAATGATCAAGAGCTGGGTGATAGACTAAAGGAACAATGGACCAAAGTACAAAGAGCCGATGAAGCGGGCAATGAGGGAGGAAAGAAGGGTGCAATCAATGGATTTATCCATCAAGTACAAGCCAAGATTGGCAAGGGATTAGCTCAAGAACATGCGGAGCTTTTGATACAGTACGGGTCCCAAATTTAA